The nucleotide window AATAATATCTTCGCCCAGAAAGATTGGCAGTGTTGTATTAATGGTGTCAATTCTAGTCCCATGTAAATTCAGATAGACCTGTGTTTGATTGTAAATTGGCTTTCCTGTTTTAATTACCTTTAAAAGCGTACTAGACTCTTCTGTCAGGGAGGGGAATGCGTCAATTAAATGCTTCCCCTGGACTTCCTTCACATCCATGCCATCATGCTTTGCGGCGACTTCATTATAAAAAATAGTTTTTCCCTCTATATTGACCACATGGATGCCTTCATCAATGCTTTTAAGAATGGCTGTCAGAACTTCTTGTGTTAGTGCCATTAATTGAACCATTTCATTCACCTGCCCTTCTGGAGGTATTGTAAGGTGCCGAAAAATCAGCTTCTTAAGCCGAATTTCTAGCAGATTGCCAGATTTTTCACCCACATATTCATGTTTTCAAGCTTATCATAAATATAGCAATTATTAACGAACCTTCCCCGGTACGAATAGCCAAGTTGGAATAAAACAGCATTCATCCCGAAGGATAACGACCTTGCAATTGAGTAGGCACAAAAAATTCCATTTCGTTTCAATTCACGTTCAAGCTCCTGAAGAATAATCTTCATAAGCCCATATTTCCTGTGTTCCTTTACTGTGGCACAATCTGTTAATTCGGCATTTTTATAAAAGGAATTGATTTCGGCGGAAGCAGCACTGACAATTTTCCCCTGATAATAAAAGACGTAATAAATGGTTCCCTCTTGTATTGTCTTTTTTACATATTCCGGATCATGCAAGGGGGTTGGATAGATTTGAAATACTTGTTTATAGAGTGTTGAAAGTTCTTCCGCACAGCTCTCATCCGCCTTTTTTAATTCATATTCCTTTGGCGGGTACGTTTTTTCCATAGAAGCGTCTAATTGATAAATACTATGAATCATCCCGTCCTCGGTGATCCAATGATCATTCCGCTTCCGCTCCGGTGTATAAAATTTGGAGAAAAAGTAGGCATCTGAGCCTAGAAAATAGCGGTCAACCACTGCTTCCGGCTGAAGGCCTTTTTCGAAAAATAGCAAAAAATCTTCGCTGCGAGCCTTTATGATTAATTTTTCTGCTTGATACTGATGGGCGAGCTCCTCAACTTTTTCAAGCAGTAATCGTGTATTCCCGCGATAATCATCCACGCGGATACGTTTATTAAAAGGGTCAAGATACACCTCGAGGAAATAGCTTTCTTCCTCCAGATAAATGGTGGACGCGGTTAGATTCATTTCAGTCACTCCTTACACTTTTTCTCGTTCACGTCTATTTGAAAAATGTCTGG belongs to Neobacillus sp. OS1-2 and includes:
- the ablB gene encoding putative beta-lysine N-acetyltransferase translates to MNLTASTIYLEEESYFLEVYLDPFNKRIRVDDYRGNTRLLLEKVEELAHQYQAEKLIIKARSEDFLLFFEKGLQPEAVVDRYFLGSDAYFFSKFYTPERKRNDHWITEDGMIHSIYQLDASMEKTYPPKEYELKKADESCAEELSTLYKQVFQIYPTPLHDPEYVKKTIQEGTIYYVFYYQGKIVSAASAEINSFYKNAELTDCATVKEHRKYGLMKIILQELERELKRNGIFCAYSIARSLSFGMNAVLFQLGYSYRGRFVNNCYIYDKLENMNMWVKNLAIC